The Sphingopyxis sp. CCNWLW2 genome contains the following window.
CCATATCCGCGGCGCGATGGGGGGCTTCCTGCCCGAGCGGGTGATTGCGGTGCTGGCCGAGGGCTATCTCGCGGTCGACCTCTTCTTCGTGCTGTCGGGGTTCGTGCTGTGGTGGACCTATGGCGCCGAGTTCCGCGATCAGGGAATTCGCGCCGCGCCGGGCTTCATCGTCCGCCGGTTCGCCCGCATCTTCCCGCTCCACCTCGCGGTCCTGTCGGCGATGCTGCTGTTCGCGGTGGCGCTGCTCGTCAGCGGGCGCGACCCCGGAGCGCATTACAGCTTTGCCGAACTGCCGGCGCACTATCTGCTGGTCCAGAATTGGGGGTTCGGCAACGGGCTGACATGGAATGATCCGGCCTGGTCGATCTCGACCGAATGGGCGGCCTATCTGCTGCTGGCGATCGCTGGCGGCTGGCTGACGCGGCTGCCGAGCGGCGCGTGGAGCTTCCCTTTGCTGGTCATCGCAATGGCGGCCGGTCTCGGATGGTGGTTCGCGGCAACCGGCCGCGCGAGCATCGGCGACGATATTCCCGCGACCGGGCTGCTGCGCTGCCTCGTCGAATTCGGCATCGGCATCCTTCTTTGCCAATGGTGGACGGCGCAGCGCGAAGCGCCCCGCGGCACGGCGATCATCTATGGCACCGCACTCGGCCTCATTGGCGCCGCGGCGCTCCTCTTCGGAGTGGCGGGGTCCCAGCCGGCGGCCGTGCCGCTGATCATGGCCGCAGTGGTCATCCTTGCGCTGCAGGCCTCGACGGCGCCGCGGCCACTCTTGTCGGGCCGGATCGCGCAATGGCTGGGGGACATCAGCTATGCCGTTTATCTGTCGCATTTCTTCCTGTGGATCCTCTTCAAGCTTTTCTTCGTCGACGACCCGGCGCTGGTCCATCCGGCCAAGATCCTGGCCTTCATCCTGTTGACGCTGGCCGTGTCGCATTGTCTCCATATCGCGCTCGAGGTGCCGGGGCGGCGGATCGCCCAGCGCGCCGGCGATCGCCTGCTCGCCACCCCGCGCACCATCTTCGCCGCAGGCCGTAGCGAGACCTGACCCGCCGGCGCCGCATCGCGGGGGAACCATCGACCGCGACGAGGCGCTATGGACCCATGTCCGCCCCGCGCCTTGTCCATGTCGACGACAGCCTGCCCGGCATCAGCCGCACCCGCTCGGGCGTCGGCTGGCGTTATCGCGACGCCAGGGGAAAGATCATCCGCGACCGCGATGAGATCGACCGCCTCAACGCGATCGCGCTGCCCCCCGCCTATGAGGATGCGTGGTTCTGCCCCGCGTCAAACGGCCATATCCTCGCGACCGGCTATGATGCGCGTGGGCGCAAGCAATATCGCTATCATCCTGATTTCCGGATGGCGCGCGAGGCCGACAAATATGACCGCTGCGCCGCCTTCGGCCATGCGCTCCCGCTGCTGCGCGCGCGCCTCGTCGATGACCTGAACCGCCGGACGCTCGGCCCCGAACGCGTCGTCGCGGCGGTCGTGCGCCTGCTCGACCTCGCCGCGCTGCGTGTCGGGAACGAACAATATGTCGCGGCGAACAAGAGCTTCGGCGCGACGACGCTTCGCCAGCGCCACGCCAAACTCTCGGGCAAGACGCTCCGCCTCAAATATATCGCCAAGGGCGGTGCGAAACGCGAGGTGACAATCAGCGACCGCAGCCTCACCACGCTGGTGCGCCGGCTCCAAGACCTGCCCGGCCAGAATCTCTTTCAATATGAGGATGAGGGTGCCCTCTGCGCCGTCGCGTCCGACGATGTGAACGCTTATATCCGCGAAGCGATGGGCGATGAATTCAGCGCCAAGCATTTCCGCACCTGGTCGGCGAGCGTCGAGGCCTTCGCCTTCCTCTACGACGCGCCCGAACCACCGACCTTGAAGGCGATGCTCGAACATGTCGCGGACCGCCTCGGCAACACCCCCGCGATTGCGCGCAAGGCCTATGTCCACCCGGCAATGCTCGCCGCGGCGCAGGCGCGCGAAGACTTTGCCGCGGCGGTCGGCAACCTGCCGCGTGCGACGCGTTATCTTTCGCGTTACGAACGCGGATTTTTGACCTATCTGGAGCAGGCGCCCGCGGCCGCGGTGCTGCTCCAATCCGCCTGATCCCATTCAAGAGGACCCGACGTGAATTTCTCCATCCTTGCCGCCGCGACCACCGCCGCCCCGAAAGCTGCGCCCGCAAAGGCGGCCGCGACCGATCCGCTCGCCGACCTGCAGCGCTATTGGGACATGAGCCTCGCGTGGGTGGAAAGTCACTGGCTGCAGATCGGCATCGCGATCGGCGTCGGCCTGCTCATCTATTTCCTGCTGTCGATGGCCCGCCGCTTCGCGCTCAAGCACGCGCAGTCGGCCGAAGGCGACCTCTCGCTGACCCACATCGCCGGGCGCGTGATCCACAAGACCAAGTCGTCCGTGCTCGCGATCATCGCGATCCGCATGGTCGCGAGCTATGCGCAGCCGCCCGCCGTGATCATGCATATGGTCCAGTTCGTCTTTACCGTCGCGGTGGTGCTGCAGGTCGCGATCTGGGCGCGCGAGATCGTGCTCGGGCTGATCCAGCGCCGCGCCGCCGAGGGCAATAACGAAACGCTCAGCAACGCGATGGGCATTATCCGCCTGCTGATCAGTATCGCCTTGTTCGCGATCGCGGCGATCGTCATCCTCGACAATATGGGCGTGAACGTCACCGGCCTCATCGCCGGCCTCGGCATCGGCGGCATCGCGATCGGCCTTGCCGCGCAGGGCATCTTCTCCGACCTCTTCGCTTCGCTCTCGATCATCTTCGACCGCCCGTTCCGCGTCGGCGAGACGATCAAATATGACATGAGCACCGCGACGGTCGAACGCATCGGGCTGAAAAGCACGCGCCTCCGTTCGCTCAACGGCGAGTTGCTCGTGATCTCGAACACCAATTTGCTGAGCAAGGAGATCACCAACTTCGCGCATCTCCACCGCCGCCGGATCACGTTCAAGATCGGTGTCATCTATCAGACGACCCCCGCTATGCTCCGCGACCTGCCGGCGTTGCTCGAGGAGCAGGTCGTTGCCGGCGGCCAGGAATTCATCCGCTCGAGCTTTTTGACCTTCGGCCCGTCGAGCCTCGATTTCGAACTGATCTTCGATGTCTTCAGCGATGATTATGATGTCGTCGCCGCGGCGCGCACCGATATCGCCATCCGCGTTTTCGACGCGATGGCCAAGAGCGGCTACGAGTTCGCCTATCCGACGCAGACGACCTTTACCGCGGCGCCCGACGGGACCATGATCATGCCCTATTCCGAGTCTCCAAAGCCAAAGGCGGCGGCGGCAAAGGCAGCGAAGCCCGGCTGACGCTACGGCGCCGCGGCTGCGGGGCTTGGCTCTTGTGCAACGCGGCAAGAGATGCCTAGAACGCGCCCCGAACCAGCAATTTGAGGGGATGAATATGGCCACCATCACGCCGCAGGAACTGCAGACCAAGGTCGGTGAGCATCTCGGCACGTCGGACTGGGTGCTCGTCGATCAGGAGATGATCAACAAGTTCGCCGACGCGACGGGCGACCATCAGTTCATCCATATCGACGAGGAAAAGGCGAAGCTGACGCCGTTCGGCGGCACGATCGCGCACGGCTTCCTCACCCTGTCGCTGATGCCGCTCCTCGGCGCGAGCACCGACGGCCCCAAGGTCGGCGGCATCAAGATGGGCGTCAATTACGGCTGCAACAAGGTCCGCTTCCTGTCGCCCGTCCGCTCGGGCAAGCGCGTGCGCAGCCATGTGAAGCTGCTCGAGCTCGAGGAAAAGCGCCCGGGCCAGTGGCAGCAGACCAATGAAGTCACCGTCGAGATCGAGGGCGAGGAAAAGCCCGCCCTGATCGCCGAGTGGATCAGCCAGTTTTTCGTTTGAGCGCCCTCCCCGGCAAAGAATCTGCCAAACTCTTCGAAGAGGAACATCAATATGCGTGACGCCGTCATCGTTTCCACCGCCCGCACCCCGCTGACCAAAGCGGCGCGCGGCTCGTTCAACAACACCCTCGCCCCGACGCTCGGCGCCCATGCGGTCCGCGCGGCGGTCGAGCGTGCCGGCATCGAAGGCGGCGAAGTCGACGACGTGCTGTTCGGCGCCGCGATGCAGCAGGGGTCGCAGACGATGAACGTTGCGCGCCTCATCGCACTGCGCTCGGGCCTGCCCGTCACCGTCCCCGGCATGTCGATCGACCGCCAATGCTCGTCGGGCCTGATGACGATCGCGACCGCCGCGAAGCAGATCATCGTCGACCGCCAGGACATCGCGGTCGCCGGCGGGATCGAGTCGATCTCGAAGGTCAGCGGCAGCGGCAAGGTGTTCATCGAGACCGACGCCGAGCTGATCGCGATGCACAAGGACACCTATATGCCGATGATCGGCACGGCAGAGGTCGTCGCGAAGCGCTACAACATCAGCCGCGAAGCGCAGGACGAATATTCGTTCCAGTCGCAGCAGCGCACGGCCGCCGCGCAGGCCGCGGGCAAATATGACGACGAAATCGTCGCCTGCAACGCGACCATGGCGGTGGTGAACAAGGAAACGAAGGAAGTCAGCTTCCAGGACGTCGTCGCCGACAAGGACGAGTGCAACCGTCCCGACACGACGCTCGAAGGGCTGTCGAGCCTGAAGCCGGTGATGGGCGAAGGCTTTTCGATCACCGCGGGCAATGCCAGCCAGCTCGCCGACGGCGCATCGGCCGCGGTGCTGATGGAAGCCAAGGTCGCCGAAAAGAAGGGCCTCCAGCCGCTCGGCCGCTATGTCGGCATGGCGGTTGCGGGCACCGAACCCGACGAAATGGGCATCGGCCCGGTCTTCGCGATCCCCAAGCTGCTCGAACGCTTCGAGCTCAAGATGGACGATATCGGCCTCTGGGAGCTCAACGAAGCCTTTGCCGTGCAGGTCCTCTATTGCCGCGACACGCTCGGTATCCCTAACGAGCTGCTCAACGTCAACGGCGGCTCGATCTCGATCGGCCACCCGTTCGGCATGACCGGCGCGCGCTGCGTCGGCCACGCATTGATCGAAGGCAAGCGCCGCGGCGTGAAATACGCCGTCGTCACCATGTGCATCGGTGGCGGCCAGGGCGCAGCGGGCCTGTTCGAGGTCTTCTGATTTGCGCCTGAGTGCTCCGCGTATCGAGCCGGTCGACCTCGACCGGCTCGATGCCGACCAGCGCACCGCGCTCGAACCCTTCCTTGCCTCCGATGGAGGCAAGGTCGGCGGCGGCAAGATCCTCAACATCTTCCGCACCCTCGCCCATGCGCCCAAGGCGCTCACCGCCTTCCTCGGCTGGGGCAATTATATCCTGTCGAAGCGCAATGCGCTTTCGCCTCGCGACCGCGAACTCGTCATCCTGCGCACCGGCTACAACTGCCGCTCGGGTTATGAGTGGACACAGCACAAGCGTATCGGGCTCGATTGCGGGCTGACCGAAGACGAGATTGCGCGTATAAAGACAGGGCCCAATGCCGCGGGCTGGTCCGATCTAGATCGAGCGATGCTCCGCGCGACCAATGAGCTCACCGGCAATCATTTCGTGACCGACGCGACCTGGGCCGCGCTCGCGCCGCTCGGCGACAAGGGGCGCATGGACCTCGTCATGACCGTCGGCCAATACACGCAGGTTTCGATGATTTTGAACAGCTTCGGCATTCAGGTCGAGGACGGCTGGACCGTCGACCCCGACCTCAAAGCCTGAATCACAAGGGAGAGAGACGATGAGTGCCATCGGTGTGATCGCCACGCTGCGCGTGCAGCCCGGCAAGGAAGAGGCTTTCGAAGGCGTGTTCGCCGAACTCGCCGCCGCGGTGCACGCGGACGAGCCCGGCAACAGCTATTACAAGCTGTTTCGCACCAGCGAGGCGGGCGTGTACAAGGTACTCGAATGCTATGACAGCGATGCCGCGGTCGAAGCGCACCGCGCCTCGGACCATTTCCGCACTCTCGGCGCCAAGCTCGGCCCCTGCCTCGCCGGCGCGCCCGAGATCGAGCGGCTGGCTGCGGTTTGACCGGTTTCGACCGGTTTCTGCCGATGAACATGTGAACCCCGGCGAAAGCCGGGGCCCAGAATTCCAACACTAACCTTGCGCTTTTCCGCACTGGGCCCCGGCTTTCGCCGGGGTGCACAAAGGGCAGCTCCCCACCCCAATACCGTCGGCCGTCAGCCGACCTCGGCAATCTCCCCCGACCGGTCGCCCAGCACATAGCGGGGGCCCGCCCCGCGCTGCGCGGCCTTGTCCTCGCGGTTATAGAGGCCGCACTTCTTGAGCGAGAGGCATCCGCAACCGATGCAATTGCCAAGCAGTTCGCGCGTGCGCTGAAGCGCCGCAATCTGCGCATCGATCCGCGCACTGAGGCCGGTGCTGATCCGCGTCCAGTCGGCACCGTTCGGCGTCCGTCCGGCGGGAAGCTGCGCCAGCTCGGCAGCAATCTCCTCGAGGCTCAGCCCTAATTGCTGCGCGATCAGGATGAACGACACGCGGCGGATGTCGGCGCGCAGGAACCGCCGCTGGCCGCCGCCGGTGCGCAGCGCCTCGACCAGTCCCTTCGCTTCGTAAAAGCGGATCGCCGACACCGCGACGCCGGTGCGCGCCGCGAGTTCGCCGATCGCGATCAGGTCGGTCCGATGCATTGTCCGCGCTCCGCTTTTCCGCTTGATCTCAACCTGACTTGAGCTTTCATAAGCCGCGCGTCAACGCGAATCAGGAGAAAACAGGTGACGCACCCCTTCATCGAGCATGTGAATCTGACGGTCAGCGATCCCGACCGCACCGCCGGAATCCTCTCGGCGATCTTCGGCTGGCACGAACGCTGGCGCGGCCCTGCGCAGGGTGGCGGGCGCACGATCCACCTCGGCAGCGACGCCGCCTATATCGCGCTCTACACCGGCCCCGACGGCGAGCACGCCGATGCGCAATATCCCAAGGGCGCGCCGCTCAACCATGTCGGGGTGCAGGTCGACGATCTCGACACGATCGAAATGCGCGTGAAGGCTGTCGGGCTGACCCCGTTCAACCACGGTGACTATGAACCCGGCCGCCGCTTCTATTTCTTTGATCCCGACGGCATCGAATATGAGGTGGTCAGCTATGCGGAGCCGCGGCCGCGCTGAATGGGGCAACATCGCGAGCCCTGCCGCGTTGATCGGTCATCGAGGGACGAAAGGAGACGTTCCGATGAGCGACGACATCAAGAAACAATTCTGGAAGGCGCTGGCCGACAGCCCCTACGTCATGGTCGGCGCGACCGGTGAGCGCGAACATCATATCCCGATGAACGCCCAGCTCGACAAGGATGCGAACAGCGCCTTCTGGTTCTTCACCGCGACCGACAACCGCCTGTCGGGCGGCGGCCCCGCGATGGCGCAATTTTCGGCGAAGGGGCATGACCTGTTCGCCTGCATCTCGGGCACGCTCGTTCGCGAAAGCGATCGCACGGTGCTCGACAAATTGTGGAACAACAGCATCGCGGCCTGGTACGAAGGCGGCAAGGACGACCCCAAGCTCGTCCTCTTGCGCTTCGACCTCGACAATGCCGAAATCTGGACCGCCGACCCGAGCATCAAGGGCCTGTTGAAACTCGCAACGGGCATGACGATGAAGGAAGGCGAGCTGGGCCAGCACGCGCAGGTAGCGCTGTAACGCCTGCTCCCCCGTTCGTGTCGAACGAAGTCGAGACACCTGTCATGGTAACGCCCAGCCGATGGGCATCTCGACTACGCTCGATGCGAGCGGGTTTGTTCAGCCCACCGGCGGCCCGATCCGCCCCTCACGAAATTCGAACCCGCCCTCGCGGTCGCGCTCCAACAATGCCGGGCCGTCAAGATCGACCCAGCGCGCACGCTGCGCGAGTACAAACGCCGGCGCGATCGCAAGGCTGGTCGACAGCATGCACCCGACCATGATCGAAAGCCCCGCCGCATCGGCGGCATCGGCGATCCGCAGCGCCTCGGTCAATCCGCCCGCCTTGTCGAGCTTGATATTCACCCCGTCGTAAAAGGCCCCGATCCGCGCGACATCGGCCGCGGTTTGACAGCTTTCGTCAGCAACGAAGGGAATGGGCGCATAGACCGGATCGAGCAGCGCGTCGGCACCCACGGGAACTGGCTGTTCGATCATTTCGACCCCCAAGTCAGCCAGCGCCTCGGCCTCGCTCAAAATGTCGAGATCGCGCCAGCTTTCATTCGCGTCGACGATCAGCCGCGCCTCGGGCGCGCCCTTGCGCACCGCGGCGACGCGCAGGCGGTCGCCTTCGCCGGTGAGCTTGAGCTTCAACAAGCGATAGCCGTCGGCCTCGGCGGTGGCCGCCTGCTCCGCCATCGCGCCGGGAGCGCCGAGCGAGATGGTGAAGGCCGTCACACGCGACGTCGGCGCGCCGTCGCACCCCGCAAGCTGCCAAAGGCGGAGGCCGCGTTGGCGCGCTTCGAGGTCCCACAGCGCGCAATCGAGCGCATTGCGTGCCGCGCCGGCCGCCATCAATTCCTGCACCGCCGCACGCGCGCTCGCGGCGTCCAGTTCGGCGACATGCGGCGCGACGCGCAAAATCTGATCGCGGCACCCCGCCGCATCCTCACCCAGATAATAGATCGGCGTAC
Protein-coding sequences here:
- a CDS encoding acyltransferase family protein, with protein sequence MATIDPALDGGRVSAAAIPRQMLPTLTGLRGFAALMVLLYHIRGAMGGFLPERVIAVLAEGYLAVDLFFVLSGFVLWWTYGAEFRDQGIRAAPGFIVRRFARIFPLHLAVLSAMLLFAVALLVSGRDPGAHYSFAELPAHYLLVQNWGFGNGLTWNDPAWSISTEWAAYLLLAIAGGWLTRLPSGAWSFPLLVIAMAAGLGWWFAATGRASIGDDIPATGLLRCLVEFGIGILLCQWWTAQREAPRGTAIIYGTALGLIGAAALLFGVAGSQPAAVPLIMAAVVILALQASTAPRPLLSGRIAQWLGDISYAVYLSHFFLWILFKLFFVDDPALVHPAKILAFILLTLAVSHCLHIALEVPGRRIAQRAGDRLLATPRTIFAAGRSET
- a CDS encoding DNA topoisomerase IB, which gives rise to MSAPRLVHVDDSLPGISRTRSGVGWRYRDARGKIIRDRDEIDRLNAIALPPAYEDAWFCPASNGHILATGYDARGRKQYRYHPDFRMAREADKYDRCAAFGHALPLLRARLVDDLNRRTLGPERVVAAVVRLLDLAALRVGNEQYVAANKSFGATTLRQRHAKLSGKTLRLKYIAKGGAKREVTISDRSLTTLVRRLQDLPGQNLFQYEDEGALCAVASDDVNAYIREAMGDEFSAKHFRTWSASVEAFAFLYDAPEPPTLKAMLEHVADRLGNTPAIARKAYVHPAMLAAAQAREDFAAAVGNLPRATRYLSRYERGFLTYLEQAPAAAVLLQSA
- a CDS encoding mechanosensitive ion channel family protein, with protein sequence MSLAWVESHWLQIGIAIGVGLLIYFLLSMARRFALKHAQSAEGDLSLTHIAGRVIHKTKSSVLAIIAIRMVASYAQPPAVIMHMVQFVFTVAVVLQVAIWAREIVLGLIQRRAAEGNNETLSNAMGIIRLLISIALFAIAAIVILDNMGVNVTGLIAGLGIGGIAIGLAAQGIFSDLFASLSIIFDRPFRVGETIKYDMSTATVERIGLKSTRLRSLNGELLVISNTNLLSKEITNFAHLHRRRITFKIGVIYQTTPAMLRDLPALLEEQVVAGGQEFIRSSFLTFGPSSLDFELIFDVFSDDYDVVAAARTDIAIRVFDAMAKSGYEFAYPTQTTFTAAPDGTMIMPYSESPKPKAAAAKAAKPG
- a CDS encoding MaoC family dehydratase translates to MATITPQELQTKVGEHLGTSDWVLVDQEMINKFADATGDHQFIHIDEEKAKLTPFGGTIAHGFLTLSLMPLLGASTDGPKVGGIKMGVNYGCNKVRFLSPVRSGKRVRSHVKLLELEEKRPGQWQQTNEVTVEIEGEEKPALIAEWISQFFV
- a CDS encoding acetyl-CoA C-acyltransferase is translated as MRDAVIVSTARTPLTKAARGSFNNTLAPTLGAHAVRAAVERAGIEGGEVDDVLFGAAMQQGSQTMNVARLIALRSGLPVTVPGMSIDRQCSSGLMTIATAAKQIIVDRQDIAVAGGIESISKVSGSGKVFIETDAELIAMHKDTYMPMIGTAEVVAKRYNISREAQDEYSFQSQQRTAAAQAAGKYDDEIVACNATMAVVNKETKEVSFQDVVADKDECNRPDTTLEGLSSLKPVMGEGFSITAGNASQLADGASAAVLMEAKVAEKKGLQPLGRYVGMAVAGTEPDEMGIGPVFAIPKLLERFELKMDDIGLWELNEAFAVQVLYCRDTLGIPNELLNVNGGSISIGHPFGMTGARCVGHALIEGKRRGVKYAVVTMCIGGGQGAAGLFEVF
- a CDS encoding carboxymuconolactone decarboxylase family protein, translated to MRLSAPRIEPVDLDRLDADQRTALEPFLASDGGKVGGGKILNIFRTLAHAPKALTAFLGWGNYILSKRNALSPRDRELVILRTGYNCRSGYEWTQHKRIGLDCGLTEDEIARIKTGPNAAGWSDLDRAMLRATNELTGNHFVTDATWAALAPLGDKGRMDLVMTVGQYTQVSMILNSFGIQVEDGWTVDPDLKA
- a CDS encoding putative quinol monooxygenase; protein product: MSAIGVIATLRVQPGKEEAFEGVFAELAAAVHADEPGNSYYKLFRTSEAGVYKVLECYDSDAAVEAHRASDHFRTLGAKLGPCLAGAPEIERLAAV
- the soxR gene encoding redox-sensitive transcriptional activator SoxR, whose protein sequence is MHRTDLIAIGELAARTGVAVSAIRFYEAKGLVEALRTGGGQRRFLRADIRRVSFILIAQQLGLSLEEIAAELAQLPAGRTPNGADWTRISTGLSARIDAQIAALQRTRELLGNCIGCGCLSLKKCGLYNREDKAAQRGAGPRYVLGDRSGEIAEVG
- a CDS encoding VOC family protein, which codes for MTHPFIEHVNLTVSDPDRTAGILSAIFGWHERWRGPAQGGGRTIHLGSDAAYIALYTGPDGEHADAQYPKGAPLNHVGVQVDDLDTIEMRVKAVGLTPFNHGDYEPGRRFYFFDPDGIEYEVVSYAEPRPR
- a CDS encoding pyridoxamine 5'-phosphate oxidase family protein, yielding MSDDIKKQFWKALADSPYVMVGATGEREHHIPMNAQLDKDANSAFWFFTATDNRLSGGGPAMAQFSAKGHDLFACISGTLVRESDRTVLDKLWNNSIAAWYEGGKDDPKLVLLRFDLDNAEIWTADPSIKGLLKLATGMTMKEGELGQHAQVAL
- a CDS encoding dipeptide epimerase is translated as MAIQLKSARVERWPVAGAFVISRGAKTHVDVVVAEIEGGGALGRGEGTPIYYLGEDAAGCRDQILRVAPHVAELDAASARAAVQELMAAGAARNALDCALWDLEARQRGLRLWQLAGCDGAPTSRVTAFTISLGAPGAMAEQAATAEADGYRLLKLKLTGEGDRLRVAAVRKGAPEARLIVDANESWRDLDILSEAEALADLGVEMIEQPVPVGADALLDPVYAPIPFVADESCQTAADVARIGAFYDGVNIKLDKAGGLTEALRIADAADAAGLSIMVGCMLSTSLAIAPAFVLAQRARWVDLDGPALLERDREGGFEFREGRIGPPVG